In Ruminiclostridium papyrosolvens DSM 2782, the following proteins share a genomic window:
- a CDS encoding AIPR family protein has protein sequence MNFEPIIKTKLDHFKSSYGIEFLPDNEAFERFVNNSIMRFHQPDAFSTSNDLFFKICVGGQNDMGIDGLAIKVNGIIISSKQDIDNIIKSQKKIHIEFIFIQSKYKDKIDTGEYGKFIDGVVDFLSEEHYEPRNDKINFWIELKEYLFDDEVMIYWDTSPDIRMYYVYMGKWSENEHILAKSQKACLDLVKTKIYNEPVIKYIDSSSLKIMCDDIENQFSVVIRVIDSFDLNEVNNVENSMIILCSAEEIINMLLTQDGIMRKTLFVDNVRDYQGNTDINSEIMDTIKNSPAIFSLLNNGITIVCDSLMPGNRKITMKSPQIVNGCQTCNVLFLAYKNLFDLSNVTVVVKIISTRDNNVTNSIVKGTNRQNIVYDEAFEITRNFHKNLEEFFNVMPSNSEGERYYYERRSKQYLDNPKIKATQKANLRILIQCFVSIFLGSPHEGPIHESTLLEKYRNRIFIDEQSFLPYYCAVAMCLELDKIFRQNITKYRYSITYKYQILLLASEKITGKVVPDINSKSIDEYCNRLLEVILNIESFTKIIDECINDFELICKKWISIKGDRYRSAIKDNQEFTKFMTAVSRGGKPENNIDLNITEENLRGKVTVVKKDRNNFNYGFISRHPEDVFFHEDDNPKIRFNDIVGKDVVYRLIDNSKFGTPRGKIIYVVSTDE, from the coding sequence ATGAACTTTGAGCCAATAATTAAAACTAAGTTAGATCATTTTAAAAGTTCATATGGAATTGAGTTCTTACCAGATAATGAGGCTTTTGAAAGATTTGTAAACAATTCTATTATGCGCTTTCATCAGCCTGATGCGTTCAGTACCAGTAATGATTTATTTTTTAAGATTTGTGTTGGCGGACAAAACGATATGGGTATCGACGGTCTGGCTATTAAGGTTAACGGCATAATTATTAGCTCAAAACAGGACATAGATAATATCATTAAATCCCAAAAGAAAATACATATTGAATTTATTTTTATTCAATCAAAATACAAAGACAAAATTGATACTGGGGAGTATGGAAAGTTTATTGATGGTGTTGTTGATTTTTTGAGTGAAGAACATTATGAGCCTAGAAATGACAAAATAAATTTTTGGATTGAATTGAAGGAATATCTTTTTGATGATGAAGTTATGATTTATTGGGATACATCTCCCGATATACGAATGTATTATGTTTATATGGGTAAATGGAGCGAAAATGAACATATACTAGCAAAGTCCCAAAAGGCATGTCTTGATTTAGTTAAAACAAAAATATATAACGAACCGGTAATCAAGTATATTGATAGCTCATCTTTAAAAATTATGTGTGATGATATTGAAAATCAATTTTCAGTAGTTATACGTGTTATTGATAGTTTTGATCTAAATGAAGTAAATAACGTTGAGAATTCAATGATAATTCTATGTAGTGCGGAAGAGATTATTAATATGCTTCTTACTCAAGACGGAATAATGAGAAAAACTCTCTTTGTAGATAATGTACGTGATTACCAAGGAAATACAGATATAAACTCTGAAATTATGGATACCATTAAGAATTCGCCAGCAATATTTTCACTACTAAATAACGGAATAACAATTGTTTGCGACTCTCTTATGCCAGGAAACAGGAAAATAACTATGAAAAGCCCTCAAATTGTAAATGGATGCCAAACTTGTAATGTACTGTTTTTGGCATATAAAAATTTATTTGATCTTTCTAATGTTACAGTAGTTGTAAAAATAATTTCCACTCGTGATAATAATGTCACCAACTCAATAGTAAAAGGAACTAACAGACAAAATATTGTTTATGACGAAGCCTTTGAAATAACAAGGAATTTTCATAAAAATTTAGAAGAATTTTTTAATGTTATGCCAAGTAACAGTGAAGGAGAAAGGTATTATTATGAGCGCCGCTCTAAACAATATTTAGATAATCCGAAAATAAAAGCTACGCAAAAAGCTAATTTGAGGATTTTAATTCAATGTTTTGTAAGCATTTTTTTGGGTTCTCCACATGAAGGGCCTATTCATGAATCAACCTTGCTCGAAAAGTATAGAAATAGAATATTTATCGATGAACAATCATTTTTACCTTATTATTGTGCTGTAGCAATGTGTCTAGAACTTGATAAAATATTTAGGCAGAACATAACAAAGTATAGGTATTCTATTACATACAAGTATCAAATATTATTGCTTGCATCAGAAAAAATTACTGGTAAAGTTGTTCCAGATATTAATAGTAAAAGCATAGACGAATATTGTAATCGATTACTTGAAGTGATTTTAAATATAGAAAGTTTTACAAAGATAATTGATGAATGTATAAATGACTTTGAATTAATATGCAAAAAATGGATTTCGATTAAGGGAGATCGATATAGAAGTGCTATAAAGGATAATCAGGAATTTACTAAATTCATGACTGCAGTAAGCCGAGGAGGGAAGCCAGAAAACAATATAGACTTAAATATTACTGAAGAGAATTTAAGAGGTAAAGTTACAGTTGTAAAAAAAGACCGGAATAATTTCAATTATGGTTTTATTAGTAGACACCCTGAAGATGTATTTTTTCACGAGGATGATAATCCAAAAATACGTTTTAATGACATTGTTGGTAAAGACGTTGTCTACAGGTTAATTGATAATTCAAAATTTGGAACACCAAGAGGAAAAATAATTTATGTAGTTTCAACTGATGAATAA
- a CDS encoding helix-turn-helix domain-containing protein: MDNFRDILITEGINSKGFGTISKLVMLDRKLTIQAKAIYAYFCSYAGGGSQPFPSVERILGDLDISEDTYYKHLRFLKAYGYIIVEQRKNGKGTFLSNIYTLTSHPVANPEMVEQLEKKKSKKKHKNVVTEHEQKPSPKNQGTGKEEPSPKFPCTDLPCTEKSGTNINKSFYNINNSFITTTENNSTTEVVVDDSIDINNLKAEVDSTTGGNVNLKVLHKLLNKQGIEKIQFCLQNWVGIVGSQKIGSVESFFVTAVEQGYRAQTQGRSGKATSEKSNRSNFEQRDYPEEYFDNFFSNVSSYAGDGR, from the coding sequence ATGGATAATTTTAGAGATATACTTATAACCGAAGGCATAAATTCAAAGGGTTTCGGTACGATTTCAAAGCTTGTAATGCTGGACAGAAAGCTGACGATACAGGCAAAAGCCATATATGCATATTTTTGCAGCTATGCGGGTGGAGGATCACAGCCGTTTCCATCAGTTGAAAGAATTTTGGGAGATTTGGATATAAGTGAAGATACATATTATAAGCACCTCCGGTTTTTAAAGGCATATGGATACATAATCGTAGAACAGCGTAAAAATGGCAAGGGTACGTTTTTGAGCAACATATATACCCTCACAAGTCATCCGGTAGCTAATCCGGAGATGGTAGAGCAACTTGAGAAAAAGAAAAGTAAGAAAAAGCATAAAAATGTGGTAACGGAACATGAGCAAAAACCGTCCCCTAAGAATCAGGGTACGGGGAAAGAGGAGCCGTCCCCTAAATTTCCGTGCACGGATTTACCGTGCACGGAAAAATCGGGTACTAATATAAACAAGTCTTTTTATAATATAAACAATTCTTTTATAACAACAACAGAAAATAATTCAACAACAGAGGTTGTTGTTGATGACAGTATAGATATTAATAATCTTAAAGCGGAAGTTGACTCAACAACCGGAGGAAATGTAAATCTAAAGGTACTCCACAAGCTTTTGAACAAGCAGGGTATTGAAAAGATACAGTTCTGTTTGCAAAATTGGGTCGGTATTGTCGGCTCACAGAAGATAGGCAGCGTTGAAAGCTTTTTCGTTACTGCAGTAGAACAGGGATACAGGGCTCAGACACAGGGACGATCAGGCAAGGCCACCTCGGAGAAAAGCAACAGGAGTAACTTTGAGCAACGGGACTATCCGGAGGAATACTTTGATAATTTCTTTAGCAATGTGAGTTCATATGCTGGGGATGGCAGGTAG
- a CDS encoding Athe_2463 domain-containing protein gives MNNRLVKMLCMTICTAFFIAFFPVIFKISAAGSYTSLKYENGGREFFDQNTYDRYKKNSQLPKLINGSILPLKVRGYYLNYRLFVQKNLVVYGNYNCVPGNYFKCGYQIHSDLDNKQPDIYYDGGYFLKPEGISCKGKEQNPETHGDKCKTNRGEWKYLGFDVNGEAFSNMWMINVATVTTFRERNWIKEPWIASNEVKKKLTNTISTYNEAAYNSFNRYTNQTIQKLKDWMYKTFTSVNKFSGIPDGNGHYDPNVYQYLYVQSAPTIQYSGSGKMWHVRPNGSIWYQTFSIPILKNIKYDLPVRCYVTLASSLPRIPESGELDSQKVRLQFKVKGVLEDDDYYMDSVTRSAFYTRQDIQNWDLNIDKIAGLQLTDEEKKTVTVVPKSAADNQGTATITVETTVANIKKLPKSGDKYQLAVEATAKVAYKDAHSQKAEGNNKFHINNFKIETPVIDIPTLQIHNHIGEIAFDSIPFRDATDSTDMSAVKSTELYINGEAVDYDKFFSGSYTFPATSDKNGYFAEVICKYNLDKSKIVLSGLSEEKKQEILSAAVVEYVSTDYVYVYPTKPIAQFKLSSNSWKQNRIINIENTSADGNIQLVLDKYPIVEYRWYYGGDTSQLNKGTDTDLKKQLQYKEPGSYSLTLECKNSLGKWSDPYTVEFQVLEDIAPNIELNLSDSVVTRNDEISAWHYDVNSTDGDKIASAKIELWYDSDNNGSVDTLIQKWNGLGDFPKYSPTQLGYYKFFVYAQDEFVGVSGQDTLSQYVTQSDKKSASLECDFWVDNYQPLSDIYIDAPIERPNVDLYIMRDKDLPQDKYEYIASNRVTMENTLLGRNIIPNVNIWDMKTYEYSTPASISSNTGTNYPSGEIPYTSAGYSGKLQRTSATDNGGYHDFGHYETKTETKTASVGGRSTSGHGYSESYPPSSVSYSDGEGYSGSLSGYGYTYTSTARSDKAGDFDWTRSYAGYSGTVSRTVTYWVPNMQWVANYTGYYSGTIYKYVRQPYTDTWRGNSSKYILYISDGDVSELSEFNSAVSKTDAKVILAGTPEVKQQNPNCAKYINAKDKTVQEILNEALEYISEETPEVEQIYLLQNQKFTLNVGEDDLEKDEIVLRELQYVHDKDYFDNPTGQEAGTQAVFKADTGWKDDIKNTFSNVGKYQIYRRVKDKPSGAYGDNYSYYSGATEVDIYVHRKPIAKAALDWDFDGATNTYKTNWKDLSFDLDHNITRAKTDKGISDRKIMWKKEGGEWNYTIPDNLSPGTYRIRYYVKDIENTWSDVFTMDINGTTCKDVPEATFTLSDTPPMQFEAKLRAKKITFRNPASPVTLPASEDLEAFDLWTRYPSNPYLTIALYNLNGTQVSGTKTVSYSTATGSKSGNDISWSNVPYNVPNTLIDGNYIFEITANAEQSKTIAFPVTVKTPINLKGYINGRETAAHINTGDTAQFKFTTSQYVSKTQLNFEGQTYTSDSGKIKLVSNVGAVKTWELRLDIAEGAYPDGRQGNAEFKAWLPSGMSETVNVDYKFVGIRAYSFAVTMMLDPGWRSYYFDTSKGIDDNHDGKIDRYPKRSNTDIPAIKMPINYFSMVGHSRTYIKAGYKVKGKIDIQGEPDYSAFRIHYIIKGDTHTDTVKLTRTSGNTYTFEWIIPLETDDKTFVSFDLITKKGASTYGSEKWIDTWDSRNTSRLVFYVRGKATDDLIYVQSQ, from the coding sequence TTGAATAACAGATTAGTTAAGATGCTGTGCATGACAATATGTACAGCTTTTTTTATTGCTTTTTTTCCTGTGATTTTCAAGATTAGTGCAGCAGGAAGCTATACATCCCTGAAATATGAAAACGGGGGAAGGGAATTTTTTGACCAGAATACTTATGACAGGTATAAGAAAAATAGTCAGCTACCAAAACTTATAAATGGAAGTATTTTACCTTTAAAGGTAAGAGGATACTATCTTAACTATAGATTGTTTGTACAAAAGAATCTTGTTGTATATGGGAACTACAACTGTGTTCCGGGAAATTATTTTAAGTGCGGGTATCAGATACATAGTGACCTAGACAACAAGCAGCCGGATATTTATTATGATGGTGGTTACTTCTTAAAACCAGAGGGAATCTCCTGCAAGGGAAAGGAGCAGAACCCGGAAACTCATGGAGACAAGTGCAAGACAAATCGTGGCGAATGGAAGTATCTGGGCTTTGATGTGAATGGTGAAGCATTCAGCAATATGTGGATGATAAATGTAGCCACTGTTACTACCTTCCGGGAAAGGAACTGGATAAAGGAACCTTGGATTGCAAGTAATGAGGTTAAAAAGAAACTGACAAATACAATAAGTACTTATAATGAAGCAGCATATAATTCATTTAATCGGTATACCAATCAGACAATCCAAAAGCTAAAAGACTGGATGTACAAAACCTTTACCTCCGTGAATAAGTTTTCCGGAATACCGGACGGAAATGGACACTATGACCCCAATGTATATCAATACCTGTACGTACAGTCCGCTCCTACAATTCAGTATTCCGGCAGCGGAAAGATGTGGCACGTAAGGCCAAATGGCTCTATCTGGTATCAGACGTTTTCAATACCGATACTGAAAAATATCAAATATGATTTACCGGTAAGATGCTACGTCACACTTGCTTCTTCCTTGCCAAGGATACCTGAAAGCGGAGAGCTTGACAGTCAGAAGGTACGGCTACAATTCAAGGTTAAAGGTGTTTTGGAAGATGATGACTACTATATGGATTCTGTTACAAGAAGTGCATTTTATACGAGACAGGATATACAAAACTGGGATTTAAACATTGACAAAATCGCAGGCCTGCAGCTGACTGATGAGGAAAAGAAAACCGTTACGGTAGTACCAAAGAGTGCTGCCGACAACCAAGGTACTGCAACCATTACAGTAGAAACAACTGTAGCAAATATAAAAAAACTTCCAAAGTCAGGGGACAAATATCAATTGGCAGTGGAAGCTACTGCAAAAGTTGCATACAAAGATGCACACTCCCAAAAGGCTGAAGGTAATAACAAGTTTCATATAAATAATTTTAAAATAGAAACCCCAGTGATTGATATACCTACACTTCAAATACATAATCATATAGGAGAAATAGCATTTGACTCCATTCCATTCCGAGATGCAACAGACAGTACTGATATGTCTGCGGTTAAAAGTACCGAGCTGTACATTAACGGCGAAGCCGTTGACTATGACAAATTCTTTTCAGGCTCTTACACCTTTCCGGCTACATCCGATAAAAACGGATACTTTGCAGAAGTTATCTGTAAGTACAACCTTGATAAAAGCAAGATAGTACTTTCGGGATTATCTGAAGAGAAAAAGCAGGAGATACTTAGTGCTGCCGTGGTGGAATATGTATCAACGGATTATGTATATGTTTATCCCACAAAGCCAATTGCACAGTTCAAGCTTTCCTCAAACTCTTGGAAACAGAACCGAATAATAAATATTGAAAATACCTCTGCTGACGGGAACATTCAACTGGTTCTGGACAAATATCCGATAGTTGAATACAGATGGTATTACGGCGGTGACACATCACAGCTGAATAAAGGTACCGATACCGATTTAAAAAAGCAATTGCAATATAAAGAACCGGGTTCATATTCCTTGACTCTGGAGTGCAAAAACTCTCTTGGCAAATGGTCTGACCCGTATACAGTAGAATTCCAAGTACTTGAGGATATTGCACCAAATATAGAGCTGAACTTGTCTGACAGTGTAGTAACAAGGAATGATGAAATAAGTGCATGGCACTATGATGTCAACAGTACGGACGGGGACAAAATAGCCAGTGCAAAGATAGAACTGTGGTATGACAGTGACAACAACGGCAGCGTTGACACATTGATTCAAAAATGGAATGGCCTTGGTGATTTCCCCAAATATTCTCCAACACAGCTTGGTTACTATAAATTCTTTGTATATGCCCAAGATGAGTTTGTTGGAGTAAGTGGACAGGATACACTATCCCAGTATGTTACTCAATCGGATAAAAAGTCGGCAAGTCTGGAATGTGATTTTTGGGTAGATAACTACCAGCCGTTAAGTGACATATATATAGATGCTCCAATAGAAAGGCCCAATGTGGATTTGTATATCATGAGGGATAAGGATTTGCCACAGGATAAATACGAATACATTGCAAGCAACAGAGTGACGATGGAAAATACTTTGCTGGGCAGAAATATCATTCCAAACGTCAATATCTGGGACATGAAAACCTATGAATATTCAACCCCTGCAAGTATATCAAGCAATACCGGAACAAATTACCCTTCAGGGGAAATTCCATATACCAGTGCCGGTTACTCTGGGAAGCTGCAAAGAACAAGTGCAACAGACAACGGTGGGTATCATGATTTTGGCCATTATGAAACAAAAACCGAGACTAAAACAGCCAGTGTAGGAGGACGATCAACCAGTGGCCACGGATACAGCGAAAGTTATCCTCCCTCATCTGTATCTTATAGTGATGGGGAAGGATATTCCGGTTCGCTATCAGGATATGGATATACATACACGTCAACGGCACGTTCTGACAAAGCGGGAGATTTTGACTGGACACGTTCTTACGCAGGGTATTCGGGTACAGTTTCAAGGACTGTAACGTACTGGGTACCCAATATGCAGTGGGTTGCCAACTACACGGGTTACTACAGCGGTACTATTTATAAATATGTACGGCAGCCTTACACCGATACGTGGCGTGGAAACAGTAGTAAATACATTCTCTATATAAGTGATGGTGATGTATCAGAACTTTCAGAATTCAATTCAGCTGTATCAAAAACCGATGCAAAGGTTATTCTGGCAGGGACACCAGAGGTAAAGCAGCAAAACCCGAACTGTGCAAAGTATATAAATGCAAAAGACAAGACAGTTCAGGAGATTTTGAATGAAGCTCTGGAATACATATCGGAGGAAACACCCGAGGTTGAGCAGATATATCTTCTTCAGAATCAAAAATTCACACTAAATGTGGGAGAAGATGACCTTGAAAAGGATGAGATAGTTTTAAGAGAACTGCAATATGTACATGACAAGGACTATTTTGATAACCCTACAGGACAGGAAGCCGGAACGCAAGCGGTGTTCAAAGCTGATACCGGATGGAAAGATGATATAAAAAATACATTTTCCAATGTAGGAAAGTATCAGATATACAGAAGAGTAAAAGACAAGCCATCAGGTGCGTATGGGGACAATTACTCCTATTACAGTGGAGCTACAGAGGTTGATATATATGTTCACAGAAAACCTATTGCCAAGGCAGCACTGGATTGGGATTTTGATGGGGCTACTAATACCTATAAGACAAACTGGAAGGATTTAAGCTTTGATTTAGACCATAATATCACAAGAGCTAAGACTGACAAAGGTATATCCGACCGGAAAATCATGTGGAAAAAGGAAGGAGGGGAATGGAACTACACAATACCCGACAATCTGAGCCCGGGAACTTATAGAATCAGGTATTATGTAAAAGACATAGAGAACACATGGTCAGATGTATTTACCATGGATATAAACGGAACAACCTGTAAGGATGTCCCGGAGGCTACATTTACCTTATCTGATACCCCTCCAATGCAATTTGAAGCCAAGCTTCGAGCAAAGAAAATAACCTTCAGAAACCCGGCTTCTCCTGTCACATTACCGGCCAGTGAAGACCTAGAAGCCTTTGATTTATGGACAAGATATCCGTCAAATCCTTATTTGACAATTGCCCTGTACAATTTGAACGGAACACAGGTGTCAGGTACAAAAACCGTCAGCTACAGTACGGCGACAGGCAGCAAAAGCGGAAATGACATCAGCTGGAGCAATGTACCTTATAACGTGCCCAATACCCTTATAGACGGTAATTATATCTTTGAAATAACAGCAAATGCAGAACAGAGTAAGACCATAGCCTTCCCAGTCACCGTAAAAACCCCAATAAACCTGAAAGGATATATAAACGGCAGGGAAACTGCAGCACATATAAATACCGGTGATACAGCTCAGTTTAAATTTACAACTTCACAATATGTATCAAAAACCCAATTAAACTTTGAAGGGCAGACATACACCTCTGATTCAGGAAAGATAAAGTTAGTCTCAAACGTGGGGGCGGTAAAGACTTGGGAACTAAGACTTGATATTGCAGAGGGTGCATATCCTGACGGGAGGCAAGGGAATGCAGAATTTAAAGCATGGCTTCCTTCAGGAATGAGTGAAACAGTTAATGTAGACTATAAATTCGTTGGAATCAGGGCATACAGCTTTGCAGTTACAATGATGCTAGACCCCGGCTGGAGATCTTATTATTTTGATACAAGCAAAGGAATTGATGATAATCATGATGGCAAAATCGACAGGTATCCTAAGAGAAGTAACACGGACATCCCTGCTATAAAGATGCCAATAAATTATTTCTCCATGGTGGGACACAGCCGGACATATATCAAGGCCGGTTACAAGGTAAAAGGAAAGATTGATATCCAGGGTGAACCGGATTATTCGGCATTCAGAATACACTACATTATCAAAGGGGACACACACACTGATACAGTTAAATTAACAAGAACCTCAGGGAACACCTATACATTTGAATGGATCATCCCATTGGAGACGGATGATAAAACCTTTGTAAGCTTTGATCTGATAACTAAGAAAGGTGCTTCCACATATGGTAGTGAGAAATGGATTGACACATGGGATAGCCGTAATACATCAAGACTGGTTTTCTACGTCAGGGGTAAAGCTACGGATGATCTGATTTATGTGCAAAGTCAGTAA